A genomic stretch from Lathyrus oleraceus cultivar Zhongwan6 chromosome 2, CAAS_Psat_ZW6_1.0, whole genome shotgun sequence includes:
- the LOC127117635 gene encoding V-type proton ATPase subunit e2 — protein MGFVVTSLIFLVVGIIACLSTRICFNKGPSANLFHLTLVLTSTICCWMMWAIVYLAQMNPLIVPILSDGE, from the exons ATGGGTTTCGTTGTCACCTCGCTTATCTTCCTTGTCGTCGGAATCATCGCATGCCTTTCTACAAGAATTTGCTTCAACAAAGGACCTTCTGCTAATTT ATTTCACCTCACTTTGGTCCTTACTTCAACAATATGCTGCTGGATGAT GTGGGCAATTGTATATCTGGCACAAATGAACCCCCTCATAGTTCCCATCTTGAGTGATGGCGAATAA